In Nostoc piscinale CENA21, the genomic stretch AATAAGACTTAAAAACCTTGGTGTAATTAGACATAACAACATTTCATCAATAATTTTTCTGTAAAAAAACTGTTAAGTAGATGTGAACTCGCAAATTATTTTTCAAGCATCTAATATGATGACAAAAATAGTAAAAAAAACTACTTAAGAGGTAAAATAACAATCTTAAGGTTTCATAGCGAAAAATCTGCCTTTTGGCGTAAGTGTAAACAGTGTGGCATAAGGGAGCATAGGCTATGGAATGTTTGTTACTCAAGGTGTAATTAAATAGAACACTCAGGCAAATTCAGTATGACACTTATTTGACTTGCCGACGTGCTACTAGAAAACTGAGCAAACCCATGATTTAAACACGGGAATTTCGTGGTTTTTTAGGGTAAGTGTTCTATTTGCGGATTATCAAGCAATATTTTGGGATATTAATCCGGTAATTGCACAGACTCAACTGAAATAGTAGCTGCGGACAAAAGAGGAATGGTGAATTTATCTATGAGCATACAAACTAGACAAGGAGGTGAGTTACAAATGTCACCATCAACATATTCAAGGCTGATTCATTTTTTACAGGAAGATTTGTCAATTTCGGCAGCATCTTTGGCAGTAGCTTTACGGCATCGGGAACAAGACCCAGGGCCTTTACCGATGATTCTTTGGCAGTATGGGTTGATTACGATGGAACAGTTAGAACAAATTTACGATTGGTTAGAAACTGTTTAAGTATGAAAACTCTTGCAGGAGAAAATCAGGTATGTCACATCCAAACGGCCTTGTTCCAAGGCTGATATACAGGAAAACTGACTTTTACCAAGCCTATTTATGTAAGTCCAGGTTGAAAGAGCGAGTTAAAGATGGTAATTCTACTCGCTCTTTTAATTTATAGACCAATCACTATTGACTATTAACCATTCAATACTTTAGCTGCTGCCGCTACACCAGCACCCGGAGTAAAGTTTTCATAACCGAGTTCTAGCAGTACAACTTCTAGGGATGCTATGCAGCTAAGAATATCGCGATCGCTCACAAAACCCAAGTGACCGATGCGGAAAATTTTATTTTTCAAATGGTCTTGACCACCAGCTAAGGCAATATCAAAGCGTTTTTTCATCAACGAGCGAATTTTATCCGCTTCAATATTTGGTGGTGCTACGGCTGTAATAGCTGGACTAGCACAGTCATCAGCTGCAAATAAAGGTAAGTTTAAACCTTTAATAGCGGCGCGAGTCGCATTCTTTTGGCGTTCGTGTCTGCCAAAAATAGATTCTAAACCTTCTTCTTTCATCATTCCCAAGGTGGTATGCAGTGCCACAATCAGATTTACTGGGGGAGTGAAAGGAGTGGTATTTTTGGCAGCAGATTTCTTGTATTTGCCTAAATCTAGATAATATTTCGGCAATTTAGCTGTTTTGTAAGCTTCCCAAGCTTTGGCGCTGACAGCCACAAAACCCAAACCAGGGGGAATCATGTAACCTTTTTGAGAACCGGAAGCGACGACATCTAGTCCCCACGCATCCACAGGTAAATTAAATGCACCCAAACTGGTGACAGCATCCACAATAATTAAAGCTTCACCATGTTCTTTAACGTGGCGGTTGATGGTTTCCAAATCGTTGAGAACGCCAGTGGAGGTTTCGCTGTGGGTTACAATGACAGCTTTAATTTCTTTGGCTGTGTCGGCTTGTAGTTTGTCCGCAAACTGCGCTGGGTCTAAAGGTTGACCCCATTCGGCTGTAATGGTTTCCACATTCAACCCGTAAGCTTGGCCGACTTCTGCCCAGCGTTCACCAAATTTACCATTACTACCAACCAAAATGCGATCGCCAGGCGATAGAAAATTAATGATCCCGGCTTCTACTGCACCTGTACCGCTAACATTCAGCATCAGCACATCGCTTTCGGTTTGATGCAGCCATTTGAGGTTAGCTGTCACATCTGCCAAAATGTTACTAAACTCATTGGTACGGTGTCCGATGGGATGTTTAGCTAAAGCAAGTAAAGCAGCTTCTGGCACTGGTGTGGGGCCAGGAATCATCAGCATCAGCTTATCTTCCATATCTTTGTCCTGATAGTCAAATAAAAGTTAAAAGTTTAGGGGATGGTTAATTCTGGAGCAAAATTGACACATATTTATTTGCGGGTTGCACCAGTATTTTCTGTATTCTCCAAATCTCTAAAATTATGGGTCAGTTTGACCTTTTCCAATGCTTGAGAATTCTCGATAACCTGAAACTCTGGTTGTAAGTAATCTCTCCAGACGCATCAATACCCACGTCTGATAGGTCTAGTAGGGGCTGATCTGTAGCTAACGTGAAGAAGACATCTAAGTTTATTACCCAGTGAATTGAAGTTTGATAGCAGCGATTATCTAGAATCTCACAAATTGGGTACAGGTACAATGACTTATCAAATTTTGTAGTCTCTAGTTTGACATAAATAAAGAGCGATGGGCGATCGCTCTCATATTAGTATTTATTTACATTTAACTGCATTAATACACACAACCATAGAGATTGTTTGGTCATACATCCGAGTTAGCTTTTTGTTGTTGCTTTTTTTTATAGCGTAAAGCCACACCAAAAGCACCTGCTGCTAATGAACCGACAATAGTTGCAGGTTCAGGAACAGGCTCATCACGCTCAGAACTCCGAACCGTGAGATTTGATCCCAAAAATCGATCAAATGTATTTACCACCCCAAATCCTATAGTGTAAGTGCCGCCTGTGATGAATGTGTAAGCAGTTCGAGACGCAGTTTGTCCAAAATTACCTACCTGACGTATATCAGCCAGTCTATTTAGAGAAGTGCCAATAGAGTAGAAAGAAAAATCATTGTAAGGTAAATAATCACCAGCTTGGAACTGCCAATCAAATGTCAAAACATCTCCAGCTTGGACTGTCAGCGTGTTTTTAATTGCAGAACCATTGTTAACATTTTGACTATTAAAAGCATCTAAAGTTCCAGGCGCTAGTCCCAAGAATGACTCTAGATTAGTGTCAGAAACGCCGCCATCAGTCAACAGAGCAGCTTGCTCATCACTCAAGTTAACATTCCCAATACTCTGCCATTCTGTAAAATCTGAAATATTGATCACTGCTGCGGGAGATGGACTAGCAGTAAAAACAAATACTGCTCCCGCACCAGCCACTAGTAAAGTATTTGTCAAACTAAAATTCTTCATTGTATTTACGCTTGTGAAGATGACAAAGTTGATACGCAGAAAGGTATAAGGGTATGAGGTTTTAAAGGGGTGTAGGTGTGCAGAACTCTTACCTCCTTCTCATCTCACTCGAAAATCTTTATACGTAAGTTATGCTATTGATGTTGATACACAACACTTTTCTCTAAAAAACCATCCGAAGCAAGTGTTTTTACTGAAGCTTCATAAAATTTTTATATCTAAAAACATAAATCATGTTTTTAGATAAGCTGCTATCAGCCATCATCAATTAGGGCAGAAACTGAAAATCAAATAGCTCGGCAAATTCTCAAAGCCACTGCTGGTAAATACAATATTCATTCATCGCTGTATTAAGGCGATCGCGATTAGAGACCTCACTAATCACGGTTTTCTATAAAATTGGTGTAAATTTGCTCTGTTTCATTTTTCCCAAATCAGTTCTAAACGTTCTTGAGCTTGGTTAAGCGCAGTTTGGGGAGAATCACCTAGCAAAGTCGCCTCAATTGCTCGACCAAGACTTTCAGATATCCGACTATATCCAGCTAAAGTGGGACGAGAGCGTGCTACAGACATTTGATCTAAAAAAAACTTTGATCCAAGGTTTTTGCTTGATATATTGCTGATAAGCTTCGCTTTGAGCAGATTTGAGATTAACTGGCAAAAAACCTGTACCAATAGACCATTCTGTTTGAAATTCTTCACTTAAAACATATTCTAAAAATTTCCGTGCAGCTTGCTCTTTCTCTGGAGTAGTTTTCATCACATAAAAGTTACCCGTACCTGTGACAGTTGCTTGTTCAACATCTCTGGGTATAGGGAAAACTTGATAGTCTGTCTGAGACTTAGTGATATAAGTCCAAGGGCCAGTAATTTGCATAGCTACACGCCCTTGAAGAAAAGCATCTTCTTCATATCCTCGTTCTGGCGGCGAAAGAGTGGCGGAACCATCTTTTAATAAGTCTTGCCAAAACTGAAGCGCGTGGACTGCTTGGGGGTTATTTAAATTCGGGACACCATTGCTGACAATTTCACCGCCAGCACTCGATAAAAAGGGAAACCAACTAAAAACCGTCCATTCTCCCTTACCCATAGGTAGCAACATTCCATATTGTTCTGGCCGTCCATCCCCATTGCGGTCTACAGTTAATTTTTTGGCAACTTCCCGCAATTCTTCCCAAGTGTTGGGTGTATCTGTAATTCCCGCAGCTTGAAAAAGTGTGGGACGATAAAAAATGCCAATATTACTTGTATACAGTGGTACTGACCATAAATGTCCATCTAACTTTAATTCGTCTAAAAGCTTCTGGCTAAGTTCTGATTTTAAAGGTAGTTTGTCAAACCAATCTTCTAACGGACGAACGGCACTAAGTTCGACTAACTGACCAGTAATTTGGGGGTAAAAGCAGAGAATATCGGGCGGTACTTTACCAACAACTGCTGTTAAGATTTTTGGTAGTTGTTGACCCAGTTGACCAGCGTAAATAGATTCTACCTGGACATCAACATGAGTTTGATTGAATTTATCTACTAATTTTTGAAACACATCACGATTTACAGGTGGATTAATTCCATGCCATAGTGTGATGCGAGTAACTTGCTCATTTTGGGTTTCTCTTACCTCACAACTCGATAACAAAATAATGCTGATACTCAAGATAAACAGGAAAATAGTAATTCGCGAAATAGAACCAAGAAACTGATGAAGAATTTTAAGATTGGAGAAGGTAAAAATAGTAAGTTTCATAGAACTTTCCGTTATATACAGTCTGTATGATCGCTAAACGCCTATTTATAAAGTAAATATTAAGTACGGTATGTTACGGCTATATCAGGCTTTGTTGCTTTGAAACAGAGAATTAGCTTTAACGCAATTTATCTCTTGATATTTTAAGCATGGCTATAACGCACCCTAAAATTTAAGCTTTACTTTCTAAAATATCCCTAAAAATACTAATTTAGATTAAAATATTACGTATTTGCAATTAGGATAGGTCAAATATGGATAAAAATTTAGTCATAGATGTTGGTGTTCATACAGGAGAAGATACTGAGTTTTATCTCAAAAAAGGATTTCGAGTTATTGGTATTGAAGCTAACCCCAATATTTATCATGACACTAAGCAAAGACTAAATTCCTATATAGAAACTGGTCAGTTGCTACTTTTAAATATTGCTGTATCACCTCAAAATCAACCAATTACTCTTTATGTCAACCTAGACAGAAGTTTTTGGAGTACAACTTCACCCGATTTTGTCCAGCGTAACGAGTTTTTTGGTACACGTTCTACACCTATAACAGTAGAAGGGCGAAGATTTGAAGATATTTTACAGGAGTTTGGCACTCCCTATTATCTAAAAGTTGATATTGAAGGTGCTGATATATTATGCTTACAGGGTTTACAGAAAGTTGAAAGCAAACCGCAGTTTCTATCCATAGAATCTACAAAAGTATCGTGGAATGATCTGCTAAAAGAATTTACGCTGTTAAAAGAACTTGGGTACAAGAAATTCAAAGCTATCAGACAACCAGATGTACCTCAACAAATCTGTCCCTTTCCAGCGAAAGAAGGTCAATATATTAATCACAAATTTGAATACGGTGCTAGTGGACTTTTTGGAGAAGAAGCACCTGGAGCTTGGTTGTCAGAAACTGAAGTACTCAAGGTCTACAAACGGGTTTTTCTGGAATATAGACTTTTGGGTACAAATGGGATTTTAAAATTTCCTTTAGGAAAAATATTATTAGAAAGTCTGCAACTAAAAGAGCCTTGGTATGATACTCATGCTAGTCTTTAAGTATTGTTTATGGTAATGGGGATTGGGAAGTTGATTCTAAGAAGCTTTTAGTCACACTAGTTTCTGCTCTTGTATAAATATATGTTTGCAACTCAGGTAACTTTTGAGTTCTAAATAATTTCTCCGCCCGTTCCCAAAAATCAGTATCTTCTCCGTAAGTCATATTATTAAAACCTTGCAAATCAAAAAATACTTGTCTTTTACCGAAAAAGGTCGGGCCAAGTACGCATTCTCGCAGATTTATGATTTTACCGGGTTGAAAATAGTCTGCAACCCAAATCTCTTCATCTGTAAGAAATCCACCTTCAATTAAATCAATTTCTGGATACTGTCGTAGATATTTAAGGCGAGTCTCTAGATGTTCTGGTAAATAAGCATCATCGCTATCTAAAAATGTGATGTACTTCCCAAAAGATGCTTGAATACCAGCATTTTTGGCATGACACTGTTTTTTATTTTGATGTTTTAGATAACGAATATTGGGGAAAACA encodes the following:
- a CDS encoding FkbM family methyltransferase yields the protein MDKNLVIDVGVHTGEDTEFYLKKGFRVIGIEANPNIYHDTKQRLNSYIETGQLLLLNIAVSPQNQPITLYVNLDRSFWSTTSPDFVQRNEFFGTRSTPITVEGRRFEDILQEFGTPYYLKVDIEGADILCLQGLQKVESKPQFLSIESTKVSWNDLLKEFTLLKELGYKKFKAIRQPDVPQQICPFPAKEGQYINHKFEYGASGLFGEEAPGAWLSETEVLKVYKRVFLEYRLLGTNGILKFPLGKILLESLQLKEPWYDTHASL
- a CDS encoding glycosyltransferase family 2 protein, with the protein product MTNVIFDLLPEISIIICTYNRGKYLNRCINSVLAQTFQDWELIIVDDGSTDNTFEIVDQYINVFPNIRYLKHQNKKQCHAKNAGIQASFGKYITFLDSDDAYLPEHLETRLKYLRQYPEIDLIEGGFLTDEEIWVADYFQPGKIINLRECVLGPTFFGKRQVFFDLQGFNNMTYGEDTDFWERAEKLFRTQKLPELQTYIYTRAETSVTKSFLESTSQSPLP
- a CDS encoding PEP-CTERM sorting domain-containing protein, with the protein product MKNFSLTNTLLVAGAGAVFVFTASPSPAAVINISDFTEWQSIGNVNLSDEQAALLTDGGVSDTNLESFLGLAPGTLDAFNSQNVNNGSAIKNTLTVQAGDVLTFDWQFQAGDYLPYNDFSFYSIGTSLNRLADIRQVGNFGQTASRTAYTFITGGTYTIGFGVVNTFDRFLGSNLTVRSSERDEPVPEPATIVGSLAAGAFGVALRYKKKQQQKANSDV
- a CDS encoding pyridoxal-phosphate-dependent aminotransferase family protein codes for the protein MEDKLMLMIPGPTPVPEAALLALAKHPIGHRTNEFSNILADVTANLKWLHQTESDVLMLNVSGTGAVEAGIINFLSPGDRILVGSNGKFGERWAEVGQAYGLNVETITAEWGQPLDPAQFADKLQADTAKEIKAVIVTHSETSTGVLNDLETINRHVKEHGEALIIVDAVTSLGAFNLPVDAWGLDVVASGSQKGYMIPPGLGFVAVSAKAWEAYKTAKLPKYYLDLGKYKKSAAKNTTPFTPPVNLIVALHTTLGMMKEEGLESIFGRHERQKNATRAAIKGLNLPLFAADDCASPAITAVAPPNIEADKIRSLMKKRFDIALAGGQDHLKNKIFRIGHLGFVSDRDILSCIASLEVVLLELGYENFTPGAGVAAAAKVLNG
- a CDS encoding DUF2949 domain-containing protein, whose translation is MSIQTRQGGELQMSPSTYSRLIHFLQEDLSISAASLAVALRHREQDPGPLPMILWQYGLITMEQLEQIYDWLETV